The proteins below come from a single Balaenoptera acutorostrata chromosome 2, mBalAcu1.1, whole genome shotgun sequence genomic window:
- the TCF7 gene encoding transcription factor 7 isoform X2 gives MPQLDSGGGGAGGGDDLGAPDELLAFQDEGEEQDDKSRDSAAGPERDLAELKSSLVNESEGAAGDAGVPGAGAGARGEAEVGAEALGREHTSQRLFPDKLTESLEDGLKAPECASGMYKDTVYSAFNLLMHYPPPSGAGQHPQPQPSLHNKASQPSHGVPQLSPLYDHFSSPHPTPAPADISQKQGVHRPLQTPDLSGFYSLTSGSMGQLPHTVSWPSPPLYPLSPSCGYRQHFPAPTAAPGAPYPRFTHPPLMLGSGVPGHPAAIPHPAIVPPSGKQELQTYDRSLKTQAESKAEKEAKKPTIKKPLNAFMLYMKEMRAKVIAECTLKESAAINQILGRRWHALSREEQAKYYELARKERQLHMQLYPGWSARDNYGKKKRRSREKHQESNTDNSLHYS, from the exons ATGCCTCAGCTGGACTCGGGCGGgggcggcgcgggcggcggcgACGACCTCGGCGCGCCCGACGAGCTGCTGGCCTTCCAGGACGAGGGCGAGGAGCAGGACGACAAGAGCCGCGACAGCGCCGCGGGCCCCGAGCGCGACCTGGCCGAGCTCAAGTCGTCGCTCGTCAATGAGTCCGAGGGCGCGGCCGGCGACGCGGGGGTCCCGGGGGCGGGCGCCGGTGCCCGCGGCGAGGCCGAGGTCGGGGCCGAG GCTCTCGGGCGGGAACACACTTCGCAGAGACTTTTCCCCGACAAACTTACAGAGTCTCTGGAAGACG GCCTGAAGGCCCCGGAGTGCGCCAGCGGCATGTACAAAGACACCGTCTACTCCGCCTTCAATCTGCTCATGCACTACCCACCCCCGTCGGGAGCAGGGCAGCACCCCCAGCCGCAGCCCTCGCTG CACAACAAGGCCAGTCAGCCTTCCCACGGCGTCCCCCAACTCTCTCCTCTCTATGACCACTTCAGCAGCCCACACCCCACACCTGCTCCAGCCGACATCAGCCAGAAGCAAG GAGTTCACAGGCCTCTGCAGACCCCTGACCTCTCTGGCTTCTACTCTCTGACCTCAGGCAGCATGGGACAGCTCCCGCACACTGTGAGCTG GCCCAGCCCTCCTCTCTACCCCCTGTCCCCTTCCTGCGGATATAGACAGCACTTCCCTGCCCCCACCGCAGCCCCTGGCGCCCCCTACCCCAG GTTCACCCATCCACCCCTGATGCTAGGTTCCGGTGTACCTGGTCACCCCGCAGCCATCCCCCACCCAGCCATTGTGCCCCCTTCAGGGAAGCAGGAGCTGCAGACCTATGACCGCAGCCT GAAGACGCAGGCAGAATCCAAGGCAGAGAAGGAAGCCAAGAAGCCAACCATCAAGAAGCCTCTCAACGCCTTCATGCTGTACATGAAGGAGATGAGAGCAAAGGTCATTGCAGAATGCACACTCAAGGAGAGCGCTGCCATCAACCAGATCCTGGGCCGGAGG TGGCACGCACTGTCCCGGGAAGAGCAGGCCAAGTATTATGAGCTGGCCCGCAAGGAGAGGCAGCTGCACATGCAGCTCTACCCAGGCTGGTCGGCGCGGGACAACTAC gggaagaagaagaggcgGTCACGGGAAAAGCACCAAGAATCCAACACAG
- the TCF7 gene encoding transcription factor 7 isoform X1 — translation MPQLDSGGGGAGGGDDLGAPDELLAFQDEGEEQDDKSRDSAAGPERDLAELKSSLVNESEGAAGDAGVPGAGAGARGEAEVGAEALGREHTSQRLFPDKLTESLEDGLKAPECASGMYKDTVYSAFNLLMHYPPPSGAGQHPQPQPSLHNKASQPSHGVPQLSPLYDHFSSPHPTPAPADISQKQGVHRPLQTPDLSGFYSLTSGSMGQLPHTVSWPSPPLYPLSPSCGYRQHFPAPTAAPGAPYPRFTHPPLMLGSGVPGHPAAIPHPAIVPPSGKQELQTYDRSLKTQAESKAEKEAKKPTIKKPLNAFMLYMKEMRAKVIAECTLKESAAINQILGRRWHALSREEQAKYYELARKERQLHMQLYPGWSARDNYGKKKRRSREKHQESNTGGKRNAFGTYPEKAAAPAPFLPMTVL, via the exons ATGCCTCAGCTGGACTCGGGCGGgggcggcgcgggcggcggcgACGACCTCGGCGCGCCCGACGAGCTGCTGGCCTTCCAGGACGAGGGCGAGGAGCAGGACGACAAGAGCCGCGACAGCGCCGCGGGCCCCGAGCGCGACCTGGCCGAGCTCAAGTCGTCGCTCGTCAATGAGTCCGAGGGCGCGGCCGGCGACGCGGGGGTCCCGGGGGCGGGCGCCGGTGCCCGCGGCGAGGCCGAGGTCGGGGCCGAG GCTCTCGGGCGGGAACACACTTCGCAGAGACTTTTCCCCGACAAACTTACAGAGTCTCTGGAAGACG GCCTGAAGGCCCCGGAGTGCGCCAGCGGCATGTACAAAGACACCGTCTACTCCGCCTTCAATCTGCTCATGCACTACCCACCCCCGTCGGGAGCAGGGCAGCACCCCCAGCCGCAGCCCTCGCTG CACAACAAGGCCAGTCAGCCTTCCCACGGCGTCCCCCAACTCTCTCCTCTCTATGACCACTTCAGCAGCCCACACCCCACACCTGCTCCAGCCGACATCAGCCAGAAGCAAG GAGTTCACAGGCCTCTGCAGACCCCTGACCTCTCTGGCTTCTACTCTCTGACCTCAGGCAGCATGGGACAGCTCCCGCACACTGTGAGCTG GCCCAGCCCTCCTCTCTACCCCCTGTCCCCTTCCTGCGGATATAGACAGCACTTCCCTGCCCCCACCGCAGCCCCTGGCGCCCCCTACCCCAG GTTCACCCATCCACCCCTGATGCTAGGTTCCGGTGTACCTGGTCACCCCGCAGCCATCCCCCACCCAGCCATTGTGCCCCCTTCAGGGAAGCAGGAGCTGCAGACCTATGACCGCAGCCT GAAGACGCAGGCAGAATCCAAGGCAGAGAAGGAAGCCAAGAAGCCAACCATCAAGAAGCCTCTCAACGCCTTCATGCTGTACATGAAGGAGATGAGAGCAAAGGTCATTGCAGAATGCACACTCAAGGAGAGCGCTGCCATCAACCAGATCCTGGGCCGGAGG TGGCACGCACTGTCCCGGGAAGAGCAGGCCAAGTATTATGAGCTGGCCCGCAAGGAGAGGCAGCTGCACATGCAGCTCTACCCAGGCTGGTCGGCGCGGGACAACTAC gggaagaagaagaggcgGTCACGGGAAAAGCACCAAGAATCCAACACAG
- the TCF7 gene encoding transcription factor 7 isoform X4: protein MPQLDSGGGGAGGGDDLGAPDELLAFQDEGEEQDDKSRDSAAGPERDLAELKSSLVNESEGAAGDAGVPGAGAGARGEAEVGAEALGREHTSQRLFPDKLTESLEDGLKAPECASGMYKDTVYSAFNLLMHYPPPSGAGQHPQPQPSLHNKASQPSHGVPQLSPLYDHFSSPHPTPAPADISQKQGVHRPLQTPDLSGFYSLTSGSMGQLPHTVSWFTHPPLMLGSGVPGHPAAIPHPAIVPPSGKQELQTYDRSLKTQAESKAEKEAKKPTIKKPLNAFMLYMKEMRAKVIAECTLKESAAINQILGRRWHALSREEQAKYYELARKERQLHMQLYPGWSARDNYGKKKRRSREKHQESNTDNSLHYS, encoded by the exons ATGCCTCAGCTGGACTCGGGCGGgggcggcgcgggcggcggcgACGACCTCGGCGCGCCCGACGAGCTGCTGGCCTTCCAGGACGAGGGCGAGGAGCAGGACGACAAGAGCCGCGACAGCGCCGCGGGCCCCGAGCGCGACCTGGCCGAGCTCAAGTCGTCGCTCGTCAATGAGTCCGAGGGCGCGGCCGGCGACGCGGGGGTCCCGGGGGCGGGCGCCGGTGCCCGCGGCGAGGCCGAGGTCGGGGCCGAG GCTCTCGGGCGGGAACACACTTCGCAGAGACTTTTCCCCGACAAACTTACAGAGTCTCTGGAAGACG GCCTGAAGGCCCCGGAGTGCGCCAGCGGCATGTACAAAGACACCGTCTACTCCGCCTTCAATCTGCTCATGCACTACCCACCCCCGTCGGGAGCAGGGCAGCACCCCCAGCCGCAGCCCTCGCTG CACAACAAGGCCAGTCAGCCTTCCCACGGCGTCCCCCAACTCTCTCCTCTCTATGACCACTTCAGCAGCCCACACCCCACACCTGCTCCAGCCGACATCAGCCAGAAGCAAG GAGTTCACAGGCCTCTGCAGACCCCTGACCTCTCTGGCTTCTACTCTCTGACCTCAGGCAGCATGGGACAGCTCCCGCACACTGTGAGCTG GTTCACCCATCCACCCCTGATGCTAGGTTCCGGTGTACCTGGTCACCCCGCAGCCATCCCCCACCCAGCCATTGTGCCCCCTTCAGGGAAGCAGGAGCTGCAGACCTATGACCGCAGCCT GAAGACGCAGGCAGAATCCAAGGCAGAGAAGGAAGCCAAGAAGCCAACCATCAAGAAGCCTCTCAACGCCTTCATGCTGTACATGAAGGAGATGAGAGCAAAGGTCATTGCAGAATGCACACTCAAGGAGAGCGCTGCCATCAACCAGATCCTGGGCCGGAGG TGGCACGCACTGTCCCGGGAAGAGCAGGCCAAGTATTATGAGCTGGCCCGCAAGGAGAGGCAGCTGCACATGCAGCTCTACCCAGGCTGGTCGGCGCGGGACAACTAC gggaagaagaagaggcgGTCACGGGAAAAGCACCAAGAATCCAACACAG
- the TCF7 gene encoding transcription factor 7 isoform X3, whose protein sequence is MPQLDSGGGGAGGGDDLGAPDELLAFQDEGEEQDDKSRDSAAGPERDLAELKSSLVNESEGAAGDAGVPGAGAGARGEAEVGAEALGREHTSQRLFPDKLTESLEDGLKAPECASGMYKDTVYSAFNLLMHYPPPSGAGQHPQPQPSLHNKASQPSHGVPQLSPLYDHFSSPHPTPAPADISQKQGVHRPLQTPDLSGFYSLTSGSMGQLPHTVSWFTHPPLMLGSGVPGHPAAIPHPAIVPPSGKQELQTYDRSLKTQAESKAEKEAKKPTIKKPLNAFMLYMKEMRAKVIAECTLKESAAINQILGRRWHALSREEQAKYYELARKERQLHMQLYPGWSARDNYGKKKRRSREKHQESNTGGKRNAFGTYPEKAAAPAPFLPMTVL, encoded by the exons ATGCCTCAGCTGGACTCGGGCGGgggcggcgcgggcggcggcgACGACCTCGGCGCGCCCGACGAGCTGCTGGCCTTCCAGGACGAGGGCGAGGAGCAGGACGACAAGAGCCGCGACAGCGCCGCGGGCCCCGAGCGCGACCTGGCCGAGCTCAAGTCGTCGCTCGTCAATGAGTCCGAGGGCGCGGCCGGCGACGCGGGGGTCCCGGGGGCGGGCGCCGGTGCCCGCGGCGAGGCCGAGGTCGGGGCCGAG GCTCTCGGGCGGGAACACACTTCGCAGAGACTTTTCCCCGACAAACTTACAGAGTCTCTGGAAGACG GCCTGAAGGCCCCGGAGTGCGCCAGCGGCATGTACAAAGACACCGTCTACTCCGCCTTCAATCTGCTCATGCACTACCCACCCCCGTCGGGAGCAGGGCAGCACCCCCAGCCGCAGCCCTCGCTG CACAACAAGGCCAGTCAGCCTTCCCACGGCGTCCCCCAACTCTCTCCTCTCTATGACCACTTCAGCAGCCCACACCCCACACCTGCTCCAGCCGACATCAGCCAGAAGCAAG GAGTTCACAGGCCTCTGCAGACCCCTGACCTCTCTGGCTTCTACTCTCTGACCTCAGGCAGCATGGGACAGCTCCCGCACACTGTGAGCTG GTTCACCCATCCACCCCTGATGCTAGGTTCCGGTGTACCTGGTCACCCCGCAGCCATCCCCCACCCAGCCATTGTGCCCCCTTCAGGGAAGCAGGAGCTGCAGACCTATGACCGCAGCCT GAAGACGCAGGCAGAATCCAAGGCAGAGAAGGAAGCCAAGAAGCCAACCATCAAGAAGCCTCTCAACGCCTTCATGCTGTACATGAAGGAGATGAGAGCAAAGGTCATTGCAGAATGCACACTCAAGGAGAGCGCTGCCATCAACCAGATCCTGGGCCGGAGG TGGCACGCACTGTCCCGGGAAGAGCAGGCCAAGTATTATGAGCTGGCCCGCAAGGAGAGGCAGCTGCACATGCAGCTCTACCCAGGCTGGTCGGCGCGGGACAACTAC gggaagaagaagaggcgGTCACGGGAAAAGCACCAAGAATCCAACACAG